The Flavobacterium piscisymbiosum genome includes a region encoding these proteins:
- a CDS encoding GAF domain-containing hybrid sensor histidine kinase/response regulator — MNNPQPIHHNELERLAALKRYNILDTLPEYAFDDATKLVSYICSVPIAHISFIDENRQWFKSEIGIGVSEVPREISFCRYTIMESEMVEISDTHLNDRFRDDPNVVDGFKVRFYAGVPLTTPDGYNIGTICAIDHVAKELNEGQRNALSIIARHVINQLELGTKNNELAKQKKIAERAVLAKDSFLANMSHEIRTPLNAIIGFTDLLAQTKLDDVQRDYINSVQVAEENLLLIINDILDLSKIESGNLMIDAQPFNLKKTLKHVYDLLKVKVPEAVEFNLFLDADMPEIVIGDQGRLNQILVNLAGNALKFTEEGEVTVSVKKVTETADDYSLKFSVKDTGIGIPEKKLKTIFERFTQAEESTTRKFGGTGLGLNIVKQLIELQNAEIHVKSKQGFGSEFFFVITYKKANYIEKVDEPLAEYKPGKLKILLCEDNALNQKLAKIVIHNFGFELDIAENGEIGIDLLSKNKYDLVLMDLQMPVKDGYQTTHHIRNEMNLSIPIIAMTAHSLVGEQERCYKEGMNAYVPKPFKQEALLEAIKMALSQDVSPILKRKIDLSFLDEVSGGDPKFKQDMIALFLEKIPNEIIQLSEAFYNKNNDEVLRLSHIMKSSLDIFMLNDLSNYLSIIEKEAQLGQFSSETVNMITILDQEISEVIKSLKEI, encoded by the coding sequence ATGAACAATCCCCAACCTATACACCACAACGAATTAGAACGTCTTGCAGCATTAAAACGTTATAATATCCTTGACACTTTACCCGAATATGCATTTGACGATGCCACTAAACTGGTTTCTTATATATGCAGTGTACCTATCGCACATATTTCATTTATAGATGAAAACAGACAATGGTTTAAATCTGAAATCGGAATTGGCGTATCTGAAGTACCGCGGGAAATAAGCTTTTGCCGCTATACTATTATGGAATCTGAAATGGTTGAAATAAGCGACACTCATTTAAACGACAGATTTAGAGACGATCCTAATGTAGTTGACGGCTTCAAGGTTAGGTTTTATGCCGGAGTTCCGCTTACAACTCCTGACGGATATAACATAGGAACCATTTGTGCCATTGATCATGTTGCTAAAGAACTTAATGAAGGTCAGCGAAATGCACTTTCTATTATAGCAAGACACGTTATCAACCAGTTAGAATTAGGAACAAAAAATAATGAACTGGCTAAGCAGAAAAAAATTGCCGAACGTGCGGTATTGGCAAAGGATAGTTTTCTGGCCAATATGAGCCATGAAATCAGGACGCCTTTAAATGCGATAATTGGTTTTACAGATCTTTTAGCTCAAACAAAACTAGACGATGTTCAGCGTGATTATATTAATAGTGTTCAGGTTGCAGAAGAAAACCTGCTCTTGATCATTAATGATATTCTTGATCTTTCAAAAATTGAATCAGGTAATTTGATGATTGATGCACAGCCATTCAATTTAAAAAAGACACTTAAACACGTTTATGATTTATTAAAAGTAAAAGTTCCTGAAGCTGTAGAATTTAATCTTTTTCTGGATGCCGATATGCCGGAAATTGTAATTGGTGATCAGGGAAGACTCAACCAAATACTGGTAAACCTTGCCGGTAATGCGCTAAAATTTACTGAAGAAGGTGAAGTAACAGTCTCTGTAAAAAAAGTTACTGAAACTGCTGATGATTATTCACTTAAATTTTCTGTTAAAGATACCGGAATAGGTATACCGGAGAAAAAACTTAAAACGATTTTTGAACGATTTACACAAGCAGAAGAAAGTACGACAAGAAAATTTGGCGGTACAGGACTTGGCCTTAACATTGTAAAACAGCTTATTGAATTACAGAATGCCGAAATTCATGTAAAAAGCAAACAAGGGTTTGGTTCTGAATTTTTCTTTGTAATTACTTATAAAAAAGCAAATTACATTGAAAAAGTAGACGAACCATTAGCAGAATATAAACCCGGTAAACTAAAAATACTTCTTTGTGAAGACAATGCCTTAAATCAGAAACTGGCAAAAATCGTTATTCACAATTTTGGTTTTGAACTGGATATTGCCGAAAATGGTGAAATAGGTATCGATCTTTTATCAAAAAATAAATATGATTTGGTTTTAATGGATCTTCAGATGCCTGTTAAAGACGGTTATCAAACTACACATCATATTAGAAATGAAATGAATTTAAGCATTCCTATTATAGCCATGACCGCACACTCTCTTGTAGGCGAGCAAGAACGTTGTTATAAGGAAGGAATGAATGCTTATGTACCAAAACCTTTTAAACAGGAAGCACTTTTAGAAGCTATAAAAATGGCTCTAAGCCAGGATGTTTCTCCTATATTGAAGAGAAAAATAGATTTGTCATTTCTGGATGAAGTATCGGGCGGTGACCCAAAATTTAAGCAGGATATGATTGCTCTTTTTCTGGAAAAAATTCCGAATGAAATAATTCAACTAAGCGAGGCATTTTATAACAAAAATAATGATGAAGTCCTTAGACTTTCTCATATTATGAAATCCAGTTTAGACATATTTATGCTAAATGATCTTAGCAATTATTTGTCTATTATAGAGAAAGAAGCTCAACTTGGGCAATTTAGCTCCGAAACTGTCAATATGATTACTATCTTAGATCAGGAAATCAGTGAAGTAATTAAATCTTTAAAGGAAATATAA
- a CDS encoding FAD-dependent oxidoreductase, with protein sequence MENQETSWAICPECQGRGKKSRRISKKARLLYQIALDQFEKTNEGTAPVYPKGNLYVCSNCNGSGLIASATAPPADTENYPHVAIIGGGIGGVALAVACLHRGIPFTLYERDNNFEARSQGYGLTLQQASKAIEGLGIFSLKDGVVSTRHLVHTTEGKVIGEWGIRKWLQSDIKTANKRTNVHIARQSLRLALLEQLGGHDFVQWGHQLVDFKTNENEGVDLKFQVNDEIKNAKADLLVGADGIRSSVRKLLIGEDITPLRYLDCIVILGICPLKAFDGIDSDLLDSATVFQTANGNERIYIMPYTADSVMWQLSFPMTEDEAKTLSAQGTQALKEEACRRTQWHDPIPQIITATQEAQISGYPVYDRELLDSTLLSKAKQVTLIGDAAHPMSPFKGQGANQALLDALALARGISKGCRPMSQWRKAGIRENVLNEFEAEMLERSAIKVKDSAEAAQFLHSEIVLHEGDEPRGRCIKKKEDDLKQ encoded by the coding sequence GTGGAAAATCAAGAAACCAGCTGGGCTATTTGTCCGGAATGTCAGGGACGCGGCAAAAAAAGCCGAAGAATCAGCAAGAAAGCGCGACTGCTCTACCAGATTGCTCTCGATCAATTTGAAAAAACAAACGAAGGAACAGCCCCGGTTTATCCCAAAGGTAATTTATATGTATGCTCGAACTGTAACGGTTCAGGTTTGATTGCATCAGCCACTGCTCCTCCTGCTGATACAGAAAATTATCCACATGTTGCTATTATTGGCGGTGGAATTGGAGGCGTTGCTCTGGCCGTTGCTTGCTTACATCGCGGAATTCCTTTTACTCTTTATGAACGTGACAATAACTTCGAGGCACGATCCCAGGGTTACGGACTTACTTTGCAACAAGCCAGTAAAGCCATCGAAGGATTGGGTATTTTCTCGCTAAAAGATGGTGTGGTTTCAACAAGACATTTGGTTCATACTACAGAAGGAAAAGTCATTGGGGAATGGGGAATTAGAAAATGGCTACAATCCGATATTAAAACGGCGAATAAAAGAACCAATGTACATATCGCAAGACAATCTTTACGATTGGCCTTATTAGAACAACTCGGAGGTCATGATTTTGTGCAATGGGGACATCAATTAGTTGATTTTAAAACAAACGAAAACGAAGGTGTTGATTTAAAATTTCAGGTAAACGACGAAATAAAAAACGCAAAAGCCGATCTTTTGGTTGGAGCCGATGGCATTCGAAGTTCGGTACGAAAATTACTGATTGGTGAAGATATTACACCTTTACGTTATCTGGACTGTATCGTGATATTGGGTATTTGTCCATTAAAAGCTTTTGACGGAATTGATAGTGATTTACTGGATTCAGCAACCGTATTCCAGACCGCTAACGGAAATGAGCGCATTTACATAATGCCTTACACGGCAGATTCTGTAATGTGGCAGCTCAGTTTTCCAATGACAGAAGATGAAGCCAAAACGCTTAGTGCTCAGGGAACTCAGGCGCTTAAGGAAGAAGCCTGCCGAAGAACGCAATGGCACGATCCTATCCCTCAGATTATAACAGCGACTCAGGAAGCTCAGATTTCCGGTTATCCTGTTTATGATCGGGAATTACTCGATTCAACATTATTATCGAAAGCCAAACAAGTAACTTTGATTGGAGATGCAGCTCACCCAATGAGCCCGTTTAAAGGACAAGGTGCCAATCAGGCGCTGCTGGATGCACTTGCACTAGCTCGTGGCATTTCGAAAGGATGCAGGCCAATGTCGCAATGGAGAAAAGCAGGCATAAGAGAAAATGTTCTAAATGAATTCGAAGCTGAAATGTTAGAAAGAAGCGCCATCAAAGTAAAAGATTCTGCAGAAGCTGCACAGTTCCTGCATTCAGAAATTGTACTTCATGAAGGTGACGAGCCAAGAGGAAGGTGTATAAAGAAAAAAGAAGATGATTTAAAACAATAA
- a CDS encoding glycoside hydrolase family 2 protein — MRKIIMLCFTFLIFGKTMAQEIPLLANIASRNNINLNGKWSYIVDPLENGYYDYRLMPFKNNGFFENKKFNTTDLSEYNFATSATMDIPSDWNSKDERLFFYEGTVWFEKDFNYKKNSQSKGILHFGAVNYDAKVYVNGKLAGSHVGGYTPFNFDVTDLLVDGNNFVVVKVDNKRHKDNVPTVNMDWWNYGGITRDVTLAQVPNTYIEDYLVQLDKKDKTKISGWVKLNSETANQSVSIKIPELKIKKNITTDAKGMAYFEIKTNPVLWTPEKPKLYNVTIDKADESIADEIGFRTIETKGKEILLNGKKVFLRGISIHEEAPFRSGRAWSTEDAVTLLTWAKELGCNYVRLAHYPHNENMVKAAEKMGLMIWSEVPVYWTISWTNPDTYANAERQLHDMIYRDKNRCGIVIWSIANETPHGDDRDIFLSKLAKYARTQDNSRLISMAMEVTKSPNNVNTLHDNMNEYVDIVSFNQYLGWYRGTNESCKDMQWIIPYNKPVIISEFGGEALQGLHGDKKERWNEEYQEELYVQNTQMFNRIEGLAGVSPWILVDFRSPRRQLPNIQDFFNRKGLISDQGIKKKAFYVMKNWYAQKEEEYK, encoded by the coding sequence ATGAGAAAAATAATAATGCTGTGTTTTACTTTTCTGATTTTTGGGAAAACGATGGCGCAGGAAATTCCGTTACTCGCGAATATTGCGTCACGAAACAACATCAACCTAAACGGAAAATGGAGTTATATTGTAGATCCGCTTGAAAACGGATATTATGATTATCGTTTAATGCCGTTTAAAAACAACGGATTTTTCGAAAATAAAAAATTCAACACCACAGATTTAAGCGAATATAATTTTGCAACTTCAGCCACAATGGATATTCCGTCTGACTGGAACAGTAAAGACGAAAGATTGTTTTTTTACGAAGGAACGGTTTGGTTTGAGAAAGATTTTAATTATAAAAAGAATTCTCAAAGCAAAGGTATTCTTCATTTTGGAGCAGTTAATTATGATGCGAAAGTATATGTAAACGGAAAATTGGCAGGAAGTCATGTTGGCGGTTATACACCATTTAATTTTGATGTAACCGATTTATTGGTCGACGGAAATAATTTTGTGGTTGTAAAAGTAGATAACAAACGCCATAAAGATAATGTGCCAACGGTAAACATGGATTGGTGGAATTATGGCGGAATCACCAGAGACGTTACTTTGGCTCAGGTTCCGAATACGTATATTGAAGATTATCTGGTGCAGCTGGATAAAAAAGACAAAACAAAAATTTCAGGCTGGGTAAAATTGAACAGTGAAACGGCAAATCAGTCGGTTTCGATTAAAATTCCGGAACTAAAAATCAAGAAAAACATCACAACAGATGCCAAAGGAATGGCGTATTTTGAGATTAAAACCAATCCTGTTTTATGGACGCCTGAAAAACCAAAATTATACAACGTAACCATTGACAAAGCAGATGAAAGTATTGCGGATGAAATAGGTTTTAGAACTATTGAAACAAAAGGAAAAGAAATTTTGTTAAACGGAAAGAAAGTCTTTTTACGAGGCATTAGTATTCATGAAGAAGCCCCATTTCGATCTGGAAGAGCGTGGTCTACAGAAGATGCGGTTACGTTATTAACCTGGGCAAAAGAATTAGGTTGTAATTATGTTCGTCTGGCGCATTATCCGCATAACGAAAACATGGTAAAAGCAGCCGAAAAAATGGGCTTAATGATCTGGTCTGAAGTTCCGGTGTATTGGACTATTTCATGGACAAATCCAGATACTTACGCCAATGCCGAACGTCAGTTGCACGATATGATTTACAGGGATAAAAACCGTTGTGGTATTGTAATTTGGTCCATTGCAAATGAAACACCGCATGGCGACGATAGAGATATCTTTCTGAGCAAACTGGCAAAATACGCCCGTACGCAGGACAATTCTCGCTTAATAAGCATGGCGATGGAAGTGACCAAAAGTCCGAACAATGTAAATACACTTCACGATAATATGAACGAATATGTAGATATTGTGAGTTTTAATCAATATTTGGGATGGTACAGAGGAACAAACGAATCGTGTAAAGACATGCAATGGATAATTCCGTACAACAAACCTGTTATTATCAGCGAATTTGGAGGCGAAGCTCTACAAGGTTTGCACGGTGATAAAAAAGAGCGTTGGAACGAAGAATATCAGGAAGAATTGTATGTTCAAAATACTCAGATGTTCAATCGTATAGAAGGTTTGGCGGGAGTTTCTCCTTGGATTTTAGTCGATTTTAGATCACCAAGAAGACAGTTGCCTAATATTCAGGATTTCTTTAACCGAAAAGGATTAATTTCTGATCAGGGAATCAAAAAGAAAGCTTTTTATGTCATGAAAAATTGGTACGCTCAAAAAGAGGAAGAGTATAAATAA
- a CDS encoding endo-1,4-beta-xylanase — protein sequence MIKKQYILGLLTALLFASCSNDEKTVFINVDDNGSPVNPTPTLTLKEKAKFKIGAAVKMKDLQNEANFKNAVLKHYSQITAEYEMKMASIWTSSTAYNYTAGDYLVNFAKDNSLEVHGHTLIWYDSFPEWFKNAKYDSIAFEAKVKIYITDVVGHYKGKVKSWDVVNEVFADGGALRNETVINSLFKDPIGFYGRCFRYAKAADPDAKLFYNDYSVVIDGGKRAAIKKMVTRFKANGVPIDGLGDQFHYATDTNRQTMKTGFTDLASTGLLIHISELDIKVNTAKSDSYVFNDVEQQKQSETYKYITTMYEELPQNQKFAISTWGVTDKYTWLTSFWHPKEYPLLLDADYNKKQAYQGFLDGLK from the coding sequence ATGATAAAGAAACAATATATTTTAGGTCTGTTAACCGCTTTGTTGTTTGCTTCTTGCAGCAACGACGAAAAAACAGTTTTCATTAATGTTGATGATAATGGATCTCCGGTGAATCCAACTCCAACATTGACTTTAAAAGAAAAAGCAAAGTTTAAAATTGGCGCTGCAGTAAAAATGAAAGATCTGCAAAATGAAGCCAATTTTAAAAATGCAGTCTTAAAACATTACAGTCAAATTACAGCCGAATACGAAATGAAAATGGCAAGTATCTGGACTTCTTCAACAGCTTACAATTATACAGCGGGAGATTATCTGGTAAATTTTGCCAAAGACAATAGTCTGGAAGTTCATGGGCATACATTGATTTGGTACGATTCGTTTCCGGAATGGTTTAAAAATGCCAAATACGATTCAATTGCATTTGAAGCCAAAGTCAAAATTTATATTACAGATGTTGTAGGACATTATAAGGGAAAAGTAAAAAGCTGGGATGTTGTAAACGAGGTTTTTGCAGATGGAGGAGCTTTAAGAAACGAAACGGTTATTAATTCACTTTTTAAAGACCCAATTGGATTTTACGGAAGATGTTTTAGATATGCAAAAGCAGCAGATCCGGATGCTAAATTATTTTACAATGATTACAGCGTTGTTATTGATGGAGGAAAAAGAGCTGCTATCAAAAAAATGGTCACCAGATTCAAAGCCAACGGAGTGCCAATTGATGGTTTAGGAGATCAGTTTCATTATGCGACCGATACCAACCGACAAACTATGAAAACCGGTTTTACAGATCTGGCTTCAACAGGATTGCTAATTCATATTTCAGAATTGGATATCAAAGTAAATACTGCAAAATCAGATTCGTATGTGTTTAATGATGTCGAACAGCAAAAACAATCTGAAACCTATAAATACATTACAACAATGTATGAAGAACTGCCTCAAAATCAAAAATTTGCCATTTCAACCTGGGGTGTAACCGATAAATATACCTGGCTGACAAGTTTTTGGCATCCTAAAGAGTATCCGTTACTTTTAGATGCTGATTATAATAAAAAACAAGCATATCAGGGATTTTTAGACGGGTTGAAATAG
- a CDS encoding RagB/SusD family nutrient uptake outer membrane protein: MKNINFLFVLIFGLSLGLTSCEEFLEENVKDQISVDYIYTSPAGLEVGVNALYNQMRYYNSPSGDNSDLWANVFFMVATDLGLHRTWNTPYGTGHNPQSFTGSKWIQGYKIIDRCSAIITSARSINMDQNAKKRLVAQARVIRGELYLDLKQMYGGILIDTIPTTPENINDVAEYKVASDADVYKLIDGDLDYAIANLPFKVDAGRYGQGVARHIRGKSALWQQDWTEAAAQFDAIINDGTHGLVPLAEVWGQNANHKESLFTYQRDFLLGPSDDLAGGGGFWLGSVFTHRPYELNASEMIQDVAYGGQSLGWFYPNNYLKSLYDQANDLRFKTYYYSDNYQDYKINVPGNPKFGQPITNPAIAAPNGNYRAWHWSLKKYHDTEKLPMTSNSYKDYMYYRLAETYLLASEAYHNLGNDTKALAYLNKVRRRGYTGNPESTVTTFDLTSWTLNNYLDESARELAFENNRWFLLKRLGLLVERQNLYFRSSPSGTSAGEVPLKMTPVMVNMPIPQTQIDLMGKPAGFNVGYN; encoded by the coding sequence ATGAAAAATATAAATTTTCTATTTGTTTTGATATTCGGACTTTCTTTAGGACTGACTTCGTGCGAAGAATTTCTGGAAGAAAACGTAAAAGATCAGATTTCTGTAGATTATATCTACACTTCTCCGGCAGGTTTAGAAGTTGGAGTAAATGCACTTTACAACCAGATGAGGTATTATAATTCGCCATCCGGAGATAATAGCGATTTATGGGCCAATGTATTTTTTATGGTTGCCACCGATTTAGGATTGCACAGAACCTGGAATACACCTTATGGTACAGGACATAATCCGCAATCTTTTACAGGATCAAAATGGATTCAGGGATATAAAATTATCGACAGATGTTCTGCTATTATAACTTCGGCAAGATCTATTAATATGGATCAAAATGCGAAGAAAAGACTGGTGGCACAAGCACGTGTTATAAGAGGGGAATTGTACTTGGATTTAAAACAAATGTACGGCGGAATCTTAATTGATACCATTCCAACAACGCCGGAAAACATTAATGATGTAGCAGAATATAAAGTTGCCAGCGATGCCGATGTTTACAAATTAATCGACGGCGATCTGGATTATGCAATAGCAAATCTTCCTTTTAAGGTAGATGCAGGACGTTACGGACAAGGTGTTGCAAGACACATTCGTGGTAAAAGTGCTTTGTGGCAGCAAGACTGGACAGAAGCAGCAGCGCAATTTGATGCGATTATCAATGACGGAACTCACGGTTTAGTACCACTGGCTGAGGTTTGGGGACAAAATGCCAACCATAAAGAATCACTTTTTACTTATCAAAGAGATTTTCTATTAGGACCTAGTGATGATTTGGCAGGCGGAGGAGGTTTTTGGCTGGGAAGCGTTTTTACTCATAGACCTTATGAATTAAATGCAAGTGAAATGATTCAGGATGTGGCTTATGGAGGTCAGTCTTTAGGATGGTTTTATCCCAACAATTATTTAAAATCACTTTACGATCAGGCAAATGATTTGAGGTTTAAAACCTATTATTATTCGGATAATTATCAGGATTATAAAATCAATGTTCCGGGTAACCCGAAATTTGGCCAGCCGATTACCAATCCGGCAATTGCGGCTCCAAACGGAAATTACAGAGCCTGGCACTGGAGTTTGAAAAAATACCACGATACAGAAAAACTGCCTATGACATCCAACAGTTACAAAGATTATATGTATTACAGATTGGCCGAAACGTATTTATTGGCATCTGAAGCATATCACAATCTGGGTAACGACACAAAAGCACTGGCTTATTTGAATAAAGTGCGAAGAAGAGGTTATACCGGAAATCCAGAAAGTACCGTAACAACTTTTGATTTGACCAGCTGGACATTAAATAATTATTTGGATGAATCAGCCAGAGAATTGGCGTTCGAAAACAACAGATGGTTTTTGCTAAAACGATTAGGACTTTTGGTAGAAAGACAAAATCTATATTTCCGTTCAAGTCCATCAGGAACAAGTGCAGGAGAAGTGCCTTTAAAAATGACACCAGTAATGGTCAATATGCCTATACCGCAAACTCAGATCGATTTAATGGGAAAACCGGCAGGATTTAATGTGGGATATAATTAA
- a CDS encoding SusC/RagA family TonB-linked outer membrane protein — protein sequence MKKNKHEKMFFLGGNYLKVILLLFMCILSTTTNAQETSITGKVVDSQGLPLPGVNVLSKGTSKGVQTDFDGNFSINVRAKSILVFSFIGMDEVSVPTENKQNLKVVMKASSQALDEIIVVGYGTKKKSDVISSVASVKPGDMIKVATSDVGEMLRGKAAGVQVTLSDGGPGSSSSIQIRGKKSINGSNEPIVIADGIVIGSINDINANDIASLEILKDAAAQSIYGARASNGVILITTKRGKTGKAKIAYNGFSGVQTINRNFDIYSGEEFAQLKREAYRTSNNGVYRPDNQVFSPLELESVQSGKYIDWEKYALRTGVTNNHSLSVSSGTDKTSIFTSLNYINTSGVVPNTDFEKVAMRINVDQRISDWLKVGMNLSLQFSESNRPNVGNILNNAINTSPLGKIYNDDGSFRHLPGGIQETPNPLIDIYETNTNELNRNDIMNVFLDINILKGFTYKLNASRRSWNYKAMNFNSSRSLSGIANSGQGSGSILFKDNVEYQFSNILNYNFKLAEKNHFSATGVYEITSSEYNEFKNSSNRIPSDILGIYGLESAFLNTPEIGGNERSLISFAGKLEYDFDNRYYFTVSGRADGSSVFGKNNKWGFFPAVNAAWNVSNESFMKEHVPVLSNLKLRASYGKVGNQPKDPYQSMAVADQRDYIINGIKVSGYVPGSQLSNPDLRWETSTQLNLATDFGLFKNRLTGTVEVYNTDTSDLLIYETLNANTGYTTKLSNLGKVNNKGLEITLNGDLIKKQDFRLSLGATFTKNKNSIVSIYGKDANGDGREDDSVGNLWFIGKPIDVYYRYKAVGIYQQGENIPIVTGTTLYPGDIKLYDADPSNGANPNPDQDRVITSKMPDWFGTFSVSLEYKRFDFSADIYTVQGVTRDNLFLYDYVKGGSLRGVKNGIKQDYWTPENPGGNWPRPRDGNDPPYINTLGLQDASYIRLQNVSLGFKFPENTLKSLGLSNMRLYVTGSNLITITDYQSYSPEKDINDYPEPVTCVIGLQVGF from the coding sequence ATGAAAAAAAACAAACATGAAAAGATGTTTTTTCTTGGAGGAAATTATCTAAAAGTAATTTTACTACTGTTTATGTGCATCCTTTCGACCACAACGAATGCACAGGAAACCTCGATCACAGGAAAAGTAGTCGATAGCCAGGGCTTACCCTTGCCAGGCGTAAATGTACTTTCTAAAGGAACATCAAAAGGAGTTCAGACCGATTTTGATGGTAACTTTAGTATCAATGTTCGGGCAAAGAGCATATTGGTATTCTCTTTTATCGGGATGGATGAGGTTTCGGTTCCAACCGAAAATAAACAGAATCTAAAAGTAGTCATGAAAGCAAGCTCTCAGGCGCTGGATGAAATTATAGTTGTAGGATACGGAACAAAAAAGAAGAGCGATGTAATTAGTTCTGTTGCCTCTGTAAAACCGGGCGACATGATAAAAGTAGCCACTTCTGATGTGGGAGAAATGCTGAGAGGTAAAGCCGCAGGAGTTCAGGTAACTTTATCCGATGGAGGGCCGGGAAGTTCTTCTTCTATACAAATTAGAGGAAAAAAATCAATTAACGGAAGTAACGAACCTATCGTAATTGCAGACGGTATAGTTATAGGAAGTATTAATGATATTAATGCCAATGATATTGCTTCTTTAGAAATTTTAAAAGATGCCGCCGCGCAGTCTATTTATGGAGCAAGAGCATCAAATGGGGTTATTTTGATTACTACGAAAAGAGGAAAAACAGGAAAGGCAAAAATTGCTTACAATGGATTCTCGGGAGTGCAGACAATCAACCGAAATTTTGATATTTATAGTGGCGAAGAGTTTGCTCAATTAAAAAGAGAAGCTTATAGAACAAGTAATAATGGTGTTTACAGACCAGATAATCAGGTTTTTTCTCCGCTTGAATTAGAGTCGGTTCAATCAGGAAAATATATCGATTGGGAAAAATACGCTTTAAGAACCGGCGTTACCAACAACCATAGTTTGAGTGTTTCGTCAGGAACAGATAAAACAAGCATTTTTACGAGTTTAAACTACATCAATACTTCGGGAGTTGTACCTAATACGGACTTCGAAAAAGTAGCCATGAGAATTAATGTTGACCAAAGAATTAGCGACTGGCTTAAAGTGGGAATGAATCTTTCGCTTCAGTTTTCAGAGTCAAATCGTCCAAATGTGGGTAATATTTTAAATAATGCCATTAATACATCACCGTTGGGTAAAATTTACAATGATGATGGTTCGTTCCGCCATCTTCCGGGTGGAATTCAGGAAACACCAAATCCGCTTATTGATATTTACGAAACCAATACAAATGAGTTAAACAGAAACGACATCATGAATGTGTTTCTGGATATCAACATTTTAAAAGGTTTTACCTATAAATTGAATGCCAGCCGCAGATCGTGGAATTACAAAGCAATGAATTTTAATTCTTCTAGATCACTTTCAGGAATCGCAAATTCAGGGCAGGGAAGCGGCAGTATTCTTTTTAAGGATAATGTAGAATATCAGTTTAGTAATATTTTAAATTACAATTTTAAACTGGCGGAGAAAAACCATTTTAGTGCAACGGGAGTTTACGAAATAACATCATCAGAATACAATGAATTTAAAAATTCATCAAACAGGATTCCGAGTGATATTTTGGGAATTTACGGTTTAGAAAGTGCTTTTCTGAATACACCTGAAATTGGCGGAAATGAAAGATCGCTAATTTCATTTGCAGGAAAATTAGAATATGATTTCGATAACAGATATTATTTTACAGTTTCGGGCAGAGCCGATGGATCATCAGTATTTGGTAAAAACAATAAATGGGGATTTTTTCCTGCTGTAAATGCTGCCTGGAATGTTTCGAACGAAAGTTTTATGAAAGAGCACGTTCCTGTTTTGAGCAATTTAAAATTAAGAGCCAGTTATGGTAAAGTAGGGAATCAGCCCAAAGATCCGTACCAAAGTATGGCAGTGGCAGATCAAAGAGATTATATCATCAACGGAATAAAAGTATCCGGTTATGTTCCGGGTTCACAATTGTCTAATCCGGATTTGCGTTGGGAAACGTCAACACAGTTAAACCTTGCCACTGATTTTGGTTTATTCAAAAACAGATTAACAGGAACGGTTGAGGTGTATAATACTGATACGTCAGACTTATTAATCTATGAAACGCTAAATGCAAATACAGGATATACAACCAAATTGTCCAATCTTGGTAAAGTAAATAACAAAGGTTTAGAGATTACTTTGAACGGAGATTTGATCAAAAAACAAGATTTTAGACTGAGTCTTGGCGCAACTTTCACCAAAAACAAAAACAGCATCGTAAGCATTTATGGTAAAGATGCCAACGGAGACGGAAGAGAAGACGATTCTGTTGGAAACCTATGGTTCATCGGTAAACCAATTGATGTGTATTACCGCTATAAAGCTGTTGGAATTTATCAGCAAGGCGAAAATATCCCTATTGTTACAGGAACAACTTTGTATCCGGGAGATATAAAATTATACGATGCAGATCCGTCAAACGGTGCAAATCCAAATCCGGATCAGGATAGGGTAATCACTTCAAAAATGCCGGATTGGTTCGGAACTTTTTCAGTGAGTTTAGAATACAAACGTTTCGATTTCTCGGCAGATATTTATACAGTTCAGGGCGTTACAAGAGACAATTTATTTTTATATGATTATGTAAAAGGAGGTTCTTTAAGAGGAGTTAAAAACGGTATTAAACAAGATTACTGGACACCTGAAAATCCGGGAGGAAACTGGCCAAGACCAAGAGACGGAAACGATCCGCCGTATATCAATACTTTAGGATTACAGGATGCCTCTTATATTCGTTTACAAAATGTATCTCTTGGATTTAAGTTTCCTGAAAATACACTTAAATCATTAGGATTGAGTAATATGAGATTGTATGTAACAGGAAGTAATTTAATTACCATTACAGATTATCAATCGTACAGTCCTGAAAAAGATATAAACGATTATCCAGAACCTGTTACTTGTGTTATAGGCTTGCAAGTAGGTTTCTAA